The Oncorhynchus tshawytscha isolate Ot180627B linkage group LG12, Otsh_v2.0, whole genome shotgun sequence genome includes a window with the following:
- the kat6a gene encoding histone acetyltransferase KAT6A isoform X2: MVKLANPMYTTWILEAIKKVKKQKQRPSEERICNAVSMSHGLDRKTILEQLELSVKDGTILKVSNKGLNSYKDPENPGRLAFPKPRLGSSGGGGGHHGHVGHGGSHHRSGKKPGLDWNKLIKRSLEGLHEPGGSTLKSVERFLKCQGDVAAYLSGSGSMGPGLFHQQLRVALKRACAHGRVAKNGPLFHLISRSSQLDGTGTVALDSLPPVRLLPHEKDKPVAEPIPICSFCLGTTESNRDKKPEELISCADCGNSGHPSCLKFSPELTVRVKALWWQCIECKTCSNCQDQGKNAENMLFCDSCDRGFHMECCDPPLMRMPKGMWICQICQPRKKGRKLLHEKAAQIKRRYNAPLGRPKNRPGRPFKKLRVPGGRGRRKGGRRSQGSSSPHSSSSSSCEGYPGDDRLLFSLREDSSEQGGLRFNKKTKGLIDALTKFFTPSPDGRKAQHEVDYSQQYRIRKKAIRKEEGDDRTDNQDSSDWREDEDKLPGHENLTEKDVELFRHIQELALQKVGVTGPPDPQMRCPSVIEFGKFEIQTWYSSPYPQEFSRLPKLYLCEFCLRYVKSRSILFQHMRKCAWFHPPANEIYRKDGVSVFEVDGNMSTIYCQNLCLLAKLFLDHKTLYYDVEPFLFYVLTQNDSKGCHLVGYFSKEKHCQQKYNVSCIMILPQYQRKGYGRFLIDFSYLLSKQEGQPGSPEKPLSDLGRLSYMAYWRSVVLECLHEVRDRQLTIRRLSKITGICPQDITATLHHLNMLEQRGERLVLVRKEKLVSSHMACLTARPRLLEVDPDCLRWTPVIVTNTVVSEGEEEEEEGEDTCKEIKPSHKVSPLPWLARGEEEEEEEMIKCFPGFPTSQSSPASSPVRCPPPVPDHRSPPPANGERRGRGRPPKNWPWGKVKDGPRTERRPGPGRPPKMRLEVQDFDEEEDRAEGTKISSTSGSSPPSLFSLDRHLADSTGTFRPLEMLGRHPAVPPPRSRGRPPRKKSGPKRRLSEGPGETLPQLPLAPRLSDPPPVRRSCFSESSEEEEEEDEDDDDEERGTHSPPILTKPTLGLKCKKPLRKRRMRQRSHAHSSVVTETISETTEVLDEPFVDSDSERPMPRLEEESPLGHPLRCYPPARSALRHTETPPKRAQRANLTESEEDEPTPVLKPASFLRNPEPTVSAETPVANPETPVKKKKGWPKGKPRKPLHWKKRPGRSPGSGANPNAGDTSQTNSGDPPPPKIKMKPGRKPQSWYLQRAQEEAERQEAERQRLGLGGVQQLDKPLQQLEDRACKRASRATATDNDKHKDSDEEDDYLPKPVEQRIPKRRGRPPKNPALRQQPVPKQPTVSEPEEEEETARGWVEDKLSHPPSRSLLSPSSTGGPRAPQPSRPDTDRVMADRDEEDEEREDEECATLGTSSRRTAATPGSGSRRSDDHDADDEGDGHLEDKSNSKKRKSQDSEEEDEDDEEEPTSPACSPPVKEEPQGGEGFLDMQGSVQARDSYVSKQEEDEEEDEEAEELQEVKCRPLDAAQDERRRREAEESAAAAAAVETVTAISVPSEPLELQLLHPEDKTVTLLMEPQHPHQHPDSFKEELSHHHGSHHGQHHHSNELDLETVQAVQSLTQGEAQDEEPESHGVSHGAYQDCEETLAACRTLQSYSHAGEAEEETTHLALVEECGTSQHSSPLPHTNPPMPPLPSQSVRSINSPAGMMESGLGQQRGGTPGPTGGTGATGGGYTQITPEHPSSLSAPSQQNMETSPMMDVPSVSDHSQQVVDSGFSDLGSIESTTENYDNPSSYDSTMGGGGNGGGNNGSNHAVVAVAASSSSSTGSSSSSSVTSSSQGSSCSFVPVPCLTSSSGAVTSQLAMGSCSLIQQTGTGLNNGPGGNNGGNNSAPPPPPRPPSANTHQGIKSPQSCVIERLPSASQQSQKKVQHQPPQQQQQQAPHPPPSAPPTPHPPQQQQPLSQCSMGNGFGSTPMIMEIPESASQGGGRSLYERMGQDFGAGGYPQPSATFSLAKLQQLTNTIMDPHAMPYSHSASVTSYATSVSLSNPGLAQLSPSPLPPLAQGQATMTPPPQLSSGSMNLGSLQLQCNMPSSNIGLPPPPHTQRLQGQMATVKGHISIRSKAQLAPAPSPHQQQLYGRSSGAVAMQGSPRTLAVQRGMMPNLMPTPAGYNTMNMNQLNAMSAGYRMPQPMMNSGYHGNPPYMNQPTQYPMQMQMGMMGGQGYPQQPMQPNHHGNMMYTGPTHHSYAGVPKQSPYMSR, translated from the exons cctGTGGCAGAGCCCATCCCTATCTGCAGCTTCTGCCTGGGCACTACGGAGTCGAACCGAGACAAGAAGCCAGAGGAGCTCATCTCCTGTGCAGACTGTGGCAACAGCG GCCACCCGTCCTGTCTAAAGTTCTCACCAGAGCTCACTGTGCGAGTCAAAGCTCTGTGGTGGCAGTGCATCGAATGCAAGACCTGCAGCAACTGTCAAGATCAAGGCAAAAACGCA GAGAACATGTTGTTCTGTGACTCCTGTGACCGGGGGTTCCACATGGAGTGCTGTGACCCCCCACTGATGCGGATGCCAAAAG GCATGTGGATCTGTCAGATCTGTCAGCCCAGGAAAAAGGGAAGAAAGCTCTTGCATGAAAAGGCAGCACAAATCAAACGGCGCTACAACGCACCACTGGGACGACCCAAGAACAG ACCGGGCAGGCCATTCAAGAAGCTGCGAGTGCCGGGTGGGCGTGGCAGGCGGAAGGGGGGGCGGCGCTCGCAGGGCTCCTCCTCCCCACACTCGTCGTCTAGCTCGTCCTGCGAGGGTTATCCTGGTGACGACCGGCTGCTGTTCTCCCTACGAGAGGACTCGTCGGAGCAGGGAGGCCTTCGCTTCAACAAGAAGACCAAGGGCCTGATTGACGCACTCACAAAGTTCTTCACGCCCTCGCCCGACGGACGCAAGGCCCAGCACGAGGTGGACTACTCCCAGCAATACCGCATCCGCAAGAAGGCCATACGCAAGGAAGAGGGGGACGACAGGACAG ACAATCAGGACAGTAGTGACTGGCGTGAGGATGAGGACAAGCTACCAGGACACGAGAACCTGACAGAGAAAGACGTGGAACTCTTCAGACACATCCAGGAGCTGGCGCTACAG AAAGTGGGGGTGACCGGCCCTCCAGATCCCCAAATGCGTTGCCCGTCTGTCATCGAGTTTGGCAAGTTTGAGATCCAGACTTGGTACTCCTCTCCGTATCCGCAAGAGTTCAGCAG ACTGCCTAAGCTCTACCTGTGTGAGTTCTGCCTGCGTTACGTGAAGAGTCGCAGCATCCTCTTCCAGCACATGAGGAAGTGTGCCTGGTTCCACCCTCCAGCCAATGAGATCTACAGGAAGGATGGTGTCTCCGTGTTCGAg GTGGATGGGAACATGAGCACAATCTACTGTCAGAACCTGTGTCTGTTGGCCAAGCTGTTCCTGGACCACAAGACACTGTACTACGACGTGGAGCCCTTCCTCTTCTACGTTCTAACACAGAATGACAGCAAGGGCTGCCACCTGGTGGGCTACTTTTCTAAG gaGAAGCATTGTCAACAGAAGTACAACGTGTCCTGCATCATGATTCTTCCCCAGTACCAGCGCAAAGGCTACGGTCGCTTCCTCATCGACTTCA gctacctgctgtccaAGCAGGAGGGCCAGCCCGGCTCCCCAGAGAAGCCCCTGTCAGACCTGGGTCGTCTGTCATACATGGCCTACTGGCGCAGCGTGGTGCTGGAGTGTCTCCATGAGGTCCGCGACCGCCAGCTCACCATCCGACGCCTCAGCAAGATCACTGGCATCTGCCCCCAGGATATCACTGCCACGCTGCACCACCTGAACATgctggagcagagaggggagcg GCTAGTCCTGGTGCGTAAGGAGAAGCTGGTGTCCAGCCACATGGCTTGTCTCACCGCCAGGCCCCGGCTGCTAGAGGTGGACCCGGACTGTCTCCGCTGGACCCCCGTCATCGTCACCAACACTGTGGTTTCAGagggcgaggaggaggaggaggaaggagaggatacCTGCAAGGAG ATCAAGCCTAGCCACAAAGTGTCTCCACTCCCCTGGCTCGCccgaggagaagaggaagaggaggaggagatgataaAGTGCTTCCCGGGGTTCCCCACCAGCCAAAGCTCTCCGGCCTCCTCCCCAGTCCGCTGTCCCCCGCCTGTCCCCGACCACCGGTCCCCTCCCCCCGCCAACGGAGAGCGCAGGGGCAGGGGCCGCCCACCCAAGAACTGGCCCTGGGGCAAGGTGAAGGACGGGCCACGGACTGAGAGGAGGCCGGGACCGGGACGACCTCCAAAGATGCGGTTGGAGGTGCAGGATTTcgatgaggaggaggacagggctgAGGGCACTAAAATCAGCTCCACCTCTGGCAGCAGCCCACCCTCCCTGTTCTCTTTAGACAGACATCTGGCTGATTCTACAGGTACCTTCAGGCCCCTAGAGATGCTTGGCAGGCACCCTGCTGTCCCTCCCCCACGCAGCAGAGGGCGCCCTCCCAGGAAGAAGAGCGGCCCCAAGCGCAGGCTGAGTGAGGGTCCTGGAGAAACCTTGCCCCAGCTGCCCCTGGCGCCCAGGCTCAGCGACCCGCCTCCAGTCAGACGGAGCTGCTTCAGTGAAAGCagcgaggaagaggaggaggaggatgaagatgatgatgatgaggagagggggactcACTCCCCACCCATCCTCACAAAGCCCACACTGGGGCTCAAGTGCAAG AAGCCGTTGAGGAAGAGGCGCATGCGTCAGCGCAGCCACGCCCACAGCAGCGTGGTGACAGAGACCATCTCTGAAACAACTGAGGTGCTGGACGAGCCCTTCGTAGACTCTGACTCTGAGAGGCCCATGCCCCGGCTGGAGGAGGAGAGCCCCCTGGGACACCCCCTGAGGTGTTACCCCCCGGCCCGCTCCGCCCtacgacacacagagacaccgcCCAAGAGAGCCCAACGAGCCAACCTCACAGAGTCAGAGGAGGATG AACCCACTCCTGTTCTGAAGCCAGCGTCCTTCCTACGGAACCCAGAGCCCACGGTCTCAGCAGAGACCCCGGTGGCCAACCCAGAGACCCCCGTCAAGAAGAAGAAAGGCTGGCCCAAGGGCAAGCCCCGTAAGCCCCTGCACTGGAAGAAACGGCCGGGCAGATCCCCTGGCAGCGGGGCAAACCCGAATGCAGGGGACACTAGCCAGACCAACTCAGGGGACCCTCCACCCCCCAAGATCAAGATGAAGCCAGGCCGCAAGCCCCAGAGCTGGTACCTACAGCGGGCCCAGGAGGAGGCCGAGAggcaggaggcagagagacagaggctgggTCTGGGAGGGGTGCAGCAGCTAGACAAGCCCCTCCAGCAGCTAGAGGACCGAGCATGCAAGAGGGCCTCCAGAGCCACAGCTACCGACAACGACAAACACAAAGACTCTGATGAAGAGGATGACTACCTTCCCAAGCCCGTGGAGCAGAGAATCCCCAAGAGGCGGGGGAGACCGCCCAAAAACCCAGCCCTGCGACAACAACCAGTCCCAAAGCAGCCCACTGTCTCAGagccagaagaggaggaggagacagcgaGGGGCTGGGTAGAGGACAAGCTCAGCCATCCACCGTCCCGTTCCCTGCTCTCTCCGTCCTCTACCGGAGGCCCCAGGGCTCCCCAGCCCAGTAGACCGGACACGGACAGAGTCATGGCCGACAGGGATGAGGAAgacgaggagagggaggatgaagagTGTGCCACCCTGGGCACCAGCAGCAGAAGGACTGCGGCCACGCCGGGCTCAGGCAGCAGACGCAGCGATGACCACGATGCAGACGATGAAGGAGATGGACACCTGGAGGACAAGAGCAACAGCAAAAAGCGGAAGAGCCAGGactctgaggaagaggatgaagacgACGAGGAAGAACCTACCTCCCCCGCCTGCTCTCCTCCCGTCAAAGAAGAACCCCAGGGCGGGGAAGGTTTTTTAGACATGCAGGGCAGTGTGCAGGCCAGAGACTCCTACGTCAGCAAGCAGGAGGAGGACgaagaggaggacgaagaggCGGAGGAGCTGCAGGAGGTGAAGTGCCGGCCACTGGACGCGGCACAGGACGAGAGAAGGCGGCGGGAGGCAGAGGAGTCAGCAGCAGCGGCCGCGGCGGTGGAAACGGTGACGGCCATCTCAGTCCCGTCTGAGCCCCTGGAGCTGCAGCTACTGCACCCTGAGGACAAGACTGTCACGCTGCTGATGGAGCCCCAGCACCCTCACCAGCACCCCGACTCCTTCAAGGAGGAGCTGAGCCACCACCACGGGTCCCACCATGGTCAGCACCACCACAGCAACGAGCTGGACCTGGAGACGGTGCAGGCGGTCCAGTCTCTGACCCAGGGAGAGGCCCAGGACGAGGAGCCAGAGAGCCACGGGGTCTCCCACGGAGCCTACcaggactgtgaagagacgctGGCCGCCTGCCGCACCCTACAGAGCTACAGCCATGCCGGGGAGGCCGAGGAGGAGACTACCCACCTTgccctggtggaggagtgtggaACCTCCCAGCACAGCAGCCCCCTGCCCCACACTAACCCCCCCATGCCCCCCTtacccagccagtcagtccgCTCCATCAACAGCCCAGCAGGCATGATGGAATCTGGGCTGGGGCAGCAAAGAGGGGGCACACCAGGCCCTACTGGGGGAACAGGGGCAACGGGGGGAGGGTACACCCAGATCACTCCTGAGCACCCCAGTTCCTTGTCGGCCCCATCCCAACAGAACATGGAGACCAGTCCCATGATGGACGTTCCGTCGGTGTCTGACCACTCCCAGCAGGTGGTGGACAGTGGCTTCAGCGACCTGGGCAGCATCGAGAGCACCACAGAGAACTACGACAATCCTAGCAGCTACGACTCCACCATGGGTGGCGGGGGCAACGGGGGAGGGAACAACGGCAGTAACCATGCGGTGGTGGCTGTGGCTGCCTCTTCCTCATCATCGACGGgctcctcttcctccagctcGGTCACATCCTCCTCACAGGGCAGCAGCTGCTCCTTTGTCCCGGTGCCCTGTCTCACGTCTTCCAGCGGCGCAGTGACATCACAGCTCGCCATGGGCAGCTGCAGTCTCATCCAACAAACTGGAACAGGGCTCAATAACGGGCCGGGAGGCAACAATGGTGGCAACAACAGCGCGCCCCCGCCGCCACCCCGTCCCCCATCTGCCAACACCCACCAAGGCATCAAGTCCCCTCAGAGCTGTGTGATCGAGAGGCTGCCCAGCGCCAGCCAGCAGTCCCAGAAAAAGGTGCAGCATCAGCcccctcagcagcagcagcagcaggctccCCACCCCCCGCCCTCGGCCCCTCCAACCCCCCACCCGCCCCAGCAGCAGCAACCTCTGTCCCAGTGCAGTATGGGGAACGGCTTTGGCTCCACGCCTATGATCATGGAGATCCCTGAGAGTGCCTCCCAGGGAGGGGGCCGCAGCCTGTATGAGCGGATGGGCCAGGACTTTGGTGCAGGGGGTTACCCCCAGCCCTCGGCCACGTTCAGCCTGGCTAAGCTGCAGCAGCTCACCAACACCATCATGGACCCCCACGCCATGCCCTACTCTCACTCGGCCTCTGTCACATCTTACGCCACCAGTGTTTCTCTGTCTAACCCCGGGCTGGCAcagctctccccctccccactccctcccttaGCCCAGGGCCAGGCCACCATGACCCCCCCTCCCCAACTGAGCTCTGGCTCCATGAACCTGGGCTCTCTGCAGCTGCAGTGCAACATGCCCTCCAGCAACATCGGCCTGCCTCCCCCGCCCCACACCCAGCGGCTGCAGGGCCAAATGGCCACGGTGAAGGGCCACATCTCCATCCGCTCCAAGGCCCAGCTGGCCCCCGCTCCCTCCCCGCACCAGCAGCAACTGTACGGACGCAGCTCTGGGGCCGTGGCCATGCAGGGCTCGCCCCGCACCCTGGCTGTGCAGCGTGGCATGATGCCCAACCTCATGCCCACGCCGGCCGGCTACAACACCATGAACATGAACCAGCTAAACGCCATGTCGGCAGGCTACCGCATGCCACAGCCCATGATGAACAGTGGTTACCATGGGAATCCTCCTTACATGAACCAGCCCACCCAGTACCCCATGCAGATGCAGATGGGCATGATGGGGGGACAGGGGTACCCACAGCAGCCTATGCAGCCCAATCACCACGGCAACATGATGTACACGGGCCCCACCCACCACAGCTACGCTGGCGTCCCCAAACAGTCGCCTTACATGAGCAGATGA